A region of Drosophila mauritiana strain mau12 chromosome 3L, ASM438214v1, whole genome shotgun sequence DNA encodes the following proteins:
- the LOC117141150 gene encoding T-box transcription factor TBX6, with product MLSMQELMDMRMQQQLAHEIYRQQIMQRIPDPFPSMLPFNMPHQQPHMMLPSRPTLPGVEAKLENNDLWQQFHKIGTEMIITKSGRRMFPSMRVSLSGLEEEASYCVLLEMVPIGDCRYKFSGSQWVPAGGAEPQSPQRMYLHPDSPATGAHWQSQALLFNKVKLTNNTLDSSGHIVLASMHKYQPRLHIIRSSELTQLPWAPQQAFVFPETEFVAVTAYQNDRITKLKIDNNPFAKGFRESGQSRCKRKLNSSGNSTLESEDDGSSVSSCDSPQAKRQRQDFEQDSTGSVSPAYYGATHPVGNPMSPYLRHPLSYGPSGAAGLPPSIAAAYFGGVPPQILPMPPATYAPTAAPGSPVASQPVGSSTPTTSPRPSTSTKRNSFSISAILAY from the exons ATGCTTTCCATGCAAGAGCTAATGGATATGcggatgcagcagcagctggccCACGAGATCTATCGCCAGCAGATCATGCAGCGGATTCCAG ATCCCTTTCCATCGATGTTACCCTTCAACATGCCCCACCAGCAGCCGCACATGATGCTGCCCAGTCGTCCCACCCTGCCCGGCGTGGAGGCCAAGTTGGAGAACAACGATTTGTGGCAACAGTTCCATAAAATCGGCACCGAGATGATCATCACAAAGAGCGGCCG ACGCATGTTTCCCTCGATGCGAGTTTCTCTCAGCGGATTGGAGGAGGAGGCCAGCTATTGCGTGCTCCTCGAAATGGTGCCCATTGGCGATTGCCGCTACAAGTTCTCCGGTTCACAGTGGGTTCCGGCCGGAGGAGCCGAGCCCCAGAGTCCGCAGCGCATGTATCTGCATCCGGACAGTCCGGCCACCGGTGCCCATTGGCAATCCCAGGCACTGCTCTTCAACAAGGTCAAACTGACCAACAATACCCTGGACAGCAGCGGACAT ATCGTGTTGGCCAGCATGCATAAGTACCAGCCACGCCTGCACATCATCCGCAGCAGCGAGCTCACCCAACTTCCATGGGCTCCTCAGCAGGCGTTCGTTTTCCCGGAGACGGAGTTCGTAGCTGTCACGGCCTATCAG AACGATCGCATCACCAAGTTGAAGATCGATAACAATCCGTTCGCTAAGGGTTTCCGCGAGTCGGGTCAATCCCGCTGCAAAAGGAAGCTGAACAGCAGCGgaaactccacgttggagtCGGAGGACGATGGCTCCAGTGTGAGCAGCTGCGATTCTCCGCAGGCGAAGCGCCAGCGCCAGGATTTTGAGCAGGACTCAACGGGCAGTGTTTCGCCAGCTTACTATGGAGCAACTCATCCAGTTGGCAATCCCATGTCGCCGTATCTCCGCCATCCCTTGAGCTATGGACCCAGTGGAGCTGCCGGATTGCCGCCCAGCATTGCAGCTGCCTATTTTGGTGGAGTTCCTCCGCAGATTCTGCCAATGCCCCCAGCCACATATGCGCCAACTGCCGCACCTGGAAGTCCTGTGGCCTCACAACCAGTTGGCTCCAGCACACCCACAACATCACCAAGGCCTTCAACCTCAACGAAAAGAAATAGCTTCAGTATTTCAGCCATTTTGGCCTACTGA
- the LOC117142052 gene encoding arginine kinase gives MLLHSKLRLELQLLGRCAQLVVNRHASKGNVDKEVMEQMEEGFKKLAESKSKSLLKKHLTKEIFEKLKAKTTPSFNSTLLHCISSGVCNHDSGVGLYAPDPEAYKVFADLFDPVIEEYHKCFKKTDKQPATAFGKGADFENLDPDGHFIVSTRVRCGRAVKGYPFNPCLTEADYLELESKICGAVTSLTGEYKGKYMPLTGMDKCLQEQLIEDHYLFKEGDRFLASAGASRFWPTGRGIFLNSAKNFLVWCNEEDHIRIISMEKGGDLGKVYDRMVGGVEALGKQLQFNRDERLGFLTFCPTNLGTSIRASVHIKLPNLMCDPDEMKKLADKYRLQIRGTSGEHSEAKGGVHDISNQRRMGLTEYEIIKEMHDGIKGLIEAECKARSA, from the coding sequence ATGCTGTTACATTCAAAACTCCGGCTTGAACTTCAATTGCTAGGCCGCTGTGCGCAGCTAGTAGTCAATCGCCATGCCAGCAAAGGAAATGTGGACAAGGAGGTGATGGAGCAAATGGAGGAGGGCTTCAAGAAGTTGGCCGAGTCGAAGTCCAAGTCGCTGCTGAAGAAGCATCTCACCAAGGAGATCTTCGAGAAGCTGAAAGCGAAGACTACACCCTCGTTCAACTCCACACTGCTGCACTGCATCAGTTCGGGAGTGTGCAATCATGACTCCGGCGTTGGGCTCTACGCCCCCGATCCGGAGGCATATAAGGTATTTGCCGATCTCTTTGATCCCGTCATCGAGGAATACCATAAGTGTTTCAAGAAGACGGACAAACAGCCGGCGACTGCTTTTGGCAAAGGCGCGGATTTTGAAAACCTAGATCCCGATGGCCATTTCATCGTATCCACGCGCGTTCGTTGCGGAAGAGCCGTCAAAGGATACCCATTCAATCCCTGCTTGACGGAAGCCGACTACTTGGAGCTGGAGAGTAAGATTTGCGGGGCAGTGACGAGCCTCACCGGAGAGTACAAGGGCAAATACATGCCACTGACTGGAATGGACAAATGCTTACAGGAGCAGCTCATAGAGGATCACTATCTGTTCAAGGAGGGCGATCGATTTCTGGCTTCCGCTGGAGCCTCTCGATTTTGGCCAACTGGTAGGGGCATCTTCCTGAATAGCGCCAAGAACTTTCTGGTCTGGTGCAACGAGGAGGACCACATACGCATCATCTCGATGGAGAAGGGTGGCGACCTGGGCAAGGTCTACGATCGCATGGTTGGCGGCGTGGAGGCTCTCGGCAAGCAGCTGCAGTTCAACAGGGACGAACGACTTGGCTTTTTAACCTTCTGTCCCACCAATCTGGGCACTTCTATCCGCGCCTCCGTGCACATCAAGCTGCCCAATCTAATGTGTGATCCCGATGAGATGAAAAAACTGGCCGACAAGTATCGTCTCCAAATCAGAGGAACCTCGGGGGAGCACTCGGAGGCCAAGGGCGGAGTGCACGATATATCCAACCAGCGCAGGATGGGACTAACCGAATACGAAATTATCAAGGAGATGCACGACGGAATCAAAGGCCTCATAGAAGCCGAGTGTAAGGCGAGGTCAGCTTAG
- the LOC117142051 gene encoding arginine kinase isoform X2, with translation MGLCASKDKKEKVIEGEVANGEPNGTATAAGAGGDGKQDTMVDAAVLAKLEEGYAKLAASDSKSLLKKYLTKEVFDNLKNKVTPTFKSTLLDVIQSGLENHDSGVGIYAPDAEAYTVFADLFDPIIEDYHGGFKKTDKHPASSFGDVSTFGNVDPTNEYVISTRVRCGRSMQGYPFNPCLTEAQYKEMEGKVSSTLSGLDGELKGKFYPLTGMEKAVQQQLIDDHFLFKEGDRFLQAANACRFWPSGRGIYHNDAKTFLVWCNEEDHLRIISMQQGGDLGQIYKRLVTAVNEIEKRVPFSHDDRLGFLTFCPTNLGTTIRASVHIKVPKLASNKAKLEEVAAKYNLQVRGTRGEHTEAEGGVYDISNKRRMGLTEFEAVKEMYDGITELIKLEKSL, from the exons ATGGGTCTCTGCGCCtccaaggacaaaaaggagaAGGTGATCGAGGGCGAGGTGGCCAATGGCGAACCCAATGGTACCGCCACGGCAGCTGGCGCTGGAGGAGATGG CAAACAAGACACCATGGTTGATGCCGCTGTTCTCGCTAAACTGGAGGAGGGTTATGCCAAGCTGGCTGCCTCCGACTCCAAGTCGCTGTTGAAGAAGTACCTGACCAAGGAGGTCTTCGACAACCTGAAGAACAAGGTCACGCCCACCTTCAAGTCGACCCTGCTGGATGTGATCCAGTCCGGCCTGGAGAACCACGACTCCGGCGTGGGCATCTACGCTCCCGATGCCGAGGCTTACACAGTGTTCGCCGACCTGTTCGACCCCATCATCGAGGACTACCATGGTGGCTTCAAGAAGACCGACAAGCACCCGGCCTCCAGCTTCGGCGATGTGTCCACCTTCGGCAACGTTGACCCCACCAACGAGTACGTGATCTCCACTCGCGTGCGTTGCGGTCGCTCCATGCAGGGATACCCCTTCAACCCCTGCTTGACCGAGGCCCAGTACAAGGAGATGGAAGGCAAGGTCAGCAGCACCCTGTCCGGTCTGGATGGTGAGCTGAAGGGCAAGTTCTACCCCCTGACTGGCATGGAGAAGGCcgtccagcagcagctgatCGACGACCACTTCCTGTTCAAGGAGGGCGATCGTTTCCTGCAGGCCGCCAACGCCTGCCGCTTCTGGCCCAGCGGCCGTGGCATCTACCACAACGATGCCAAGACCTTCCTGGTCTGGTGCAACGAGGAGGACCATCTCCGCATCATCTCCATGCAGCAGGGCGGTGATCTGGGCCAGATCTACAAGCGTCTGGTGACCGCCGTCAACGAAATCGAGAAGCGTGTGCCCTTCAGCCACGACGACCGTCTCGGTTTCCTGACCTTCTGCCCCACCAACCTGGGCACCACCATCCGTGCCTCCGTGCACATCAAGGTGCCCAAGCTGGCCTCCAACAAGGCCAAGCTTGAGGAGGTTGCCGCCAAGTACAACCTGCAGGTGCGCGGAACCCGCGGTGAGCACACCGAGGCTGAGGGTGGTGTCTACGACATCTCCAACAAGCGTCGCATGGGTCTGACCGAGTTCGAGGCCGTCAAGGAGATGTACGATGGCATCACCGAGCTGATCAAGCTCGAGAAGAGCCTGTAA